In one window of Senegalia massiliensis DNA:
- a CDS encoding YeeE/YedE thiosulfate transporter family protein: MNYKKSKYFKLWIKNSWPYLVGAILLSLLQIVTLVTTKNPWGISRTFVDWGAWLYESIGGDVRSWVFFNSENAQLRLNNGFFNDPGSMRNLGIIFGALLASLLASQFKIKKIKSKKQAFAGILGGLLMGYGARLSFGCTIGAMYTDISSLSLSGWIFTLFLFLGAIIGSKILLKFFI, encoded by the coding sequence GTGAATTATAAAAAATCAAAGTACTTTAAACTTTGGATAAAAAATTCCTGGCCATACTTAGTAGGTGCTATATTATTATCCCTACTTCAAATTGTTACTTTAGTTACTACTAAAAACCCTTGGGGAATATCTAGAACCTTTGTAGATTGGGGAGCATGGTTATATGAGTCAATTGGAGGAGATGTTAGAAGTTGGGTTTTTTTTAATAGTGAAAATGCACAACTAAGATTAAATAATGGGTTCTTTAATGACCCTGGTTCAATGAGGAATTTAGGGATAATCTTTGGAGCACTTTTAGCTTCTCTTTTAGCTTCACAATTTAAAATAAAAAAAATTAAATCAAAAAAACAAGCTTTTGCTGGTATATTAGGAGGCTTATTAATGGGATATGGAGCAAGATTATCCTTTGGATGTACAATAGGGGCTATGTATACAGATATTTCTTCTTTATCCCTTTCAGGTTGGATATTTACTTTATTTCTATTTTTAGGTGCTATTATTGGAAGTAAGATATTATTAAAATTTTTTATTTAA